Proteins from one Pseudomonas bijieensis genomic window:
- a CDS encoding DUF1349 domain-containing protein — translation MKTLNISDWTWINVPERSTISDREIIIHTSPDTDFWRGTYYGLEYDNAPAIVVASQERYWTLKAKVSFSSDTYFDQCGLLIYQDKDNWMKSGIEYQKNGFQQLFSVVTNNGFSDWSMADFDRVTQTMYYRLSRRGSDFLLENSVDGKQFCMMRMFHLFHAEELVQFGFFASSPGDSSFAAHFSEIEWTEGCWKEHGAPRF, via the coding sequence ATGAAAACACTGAACATTTCAGACTGGACCTGGATTAACGTACCCGAGCGATCGACCATCAGCGATCGGGAAATAATTATCCACACTTCGCCCGACACTGACTTCTGGCGAGGCACTTACTATGGCCTGGAGTATGACAATGCACCGGCCATCGTGGTTGCAAGCCAGGAACGCTACTGGACATTGAAAGCCAAGGTATCCTTTTCCTCAGATACCTACTTTGACCAATGCGGCCTTCTTATCTATCAAGATAAAGACAACTGGATGAAAAGCGGCATCGAGTATCAGAAAAACGGTTTTCAACAACTGTTCTCTGTCGTGACCAACAATGGTTTTTCGGACTGGTCCATGGCTGACTTCGATCGTGTCACCCAGACCATGTATTACCGACTGAGCCGAAGAGGCAGTGACTTCCTCCTTGAAAACTCCGTTGACGGGAAACAGTTCTGCATGATGCGGATGTTCCACTTGTTTCATGCAGAAGAACTTGTCCAATTCGGTTTCTTTGCCAGTAGCCCAGGCGATTCATCTTTCGCAGCACATTTCTCAGAGATTGAATGGACTGAAGGCTGTTGGAAAGAGCACGGCGCTCCACGTTTCTAA